Within Flagellimonas maritima, the genomic segment TCTTTTTATACGAACAATTAACCATTACCCGTAAAAGCTTCCATATTTACAGTATCACTACTATTTACACCTTCTCTTAAGAAAACCTTTTTTACGGTTAAAAACAGGATTTTAACATCCAATGCAAATGAAAGATTCTCAACATACCAGACATCAAATTTGAATTTTTCATTCCAAGAAAGAGCATTTCGACCATTGACTTGAGCCCATCCCGTGATTCCCGGTCTTACTTCGTGTCGTCTTTGTTGAAAATCTGAATATAAAGGAAGGTATTGTACCAAAAGGGGCCGTGGTCCCACGATGCTCATTTGCCCTCCAATAACGTTCAATAATTGCGGAATCTCGTCTAAAGAGTATTTTCTTATAAAAAGTCCAATTTTGGTAACCCTATGTTCAAAAGGAAGTAATTCTCCTTTTTCGTCCGTTTTATCGTTCATGGTCTTGAACTTGACAATGTTGAAAATCTGACCATTTTTTCCTGGTCTCTTCTGAAAGAAAAAGGGTTTTCCGTTGTTTGCGATAAACAAAATCAAAACAACCGTTATGAAAATGGGCGATAGGAGGATTAAGCCACAAAGGGATGCCACTATATCCAATAGACGTTTAAACACATTTTTATACATAATCTTACTTTCAAAATGAATTGACGGAGAAAAATTTAATAGCTCTAAGTTGATTAGAAATGCAGAATCACTGGATTTGAGTTTCTTTTAATACTGGCTTTAGAAAATAATCACTCAGTTTTTTTGACAGTAAATTTGACAACCATATTATTCTACCACAATGTTCTACGTGCCAAACAGGTTTATCATCAATTAAGTTACCTGCAAGTAAGGGTCCAATAACATGAAAATTTGGTGCGACCTCAAAATCATTATTAACGGTAAAACCCCTAAAGGATTTGTTGGGTATACAAGTTTCGGATGAAATTAGATTCTTGTAAAGTGACGGGATGTTTTGATTATCAAGAAGTTCGCTTCCTATACAGTTGATTACAATATTTACCGGTTCATCAAGGATTTCCTCCTTTGCTGTGTCCGTTTTTAAGTATCGACATTTAAAAGTACCGTCTGGTTGTTCCGCCAATCCCAAAAAACGCCCAGCTATGTGTTCAAATCTTTTCTCTTCCTTAAGATTCATTACTGTTTCTGAATAATGTTGTCCTGCACAACGTTGTCTTCTACCGATTTCATTTCCGGCAAAGCACGCAAAATTTTCCAATTCTTCTTTCTCTAGAGACCCCAGTAGTTTTGCAAATGCTTCTGAAATAGGTTTTACGGTAGTCGCTGCACCTATTTTCATGGCTTCAGCTACATCAAGATCTGCAAATGCAGCATGGACTATTTGTTCTGCGGTCAGATGTTCTGAGCTTTGTAACGAAAACAA encodes:
- a CDS encoding sugar transferase, giving the protein MYKNVFKRLLDIVASLCGLILLSPIFITVVLILFIANNGKPFFFQKRPGKNGQIFNIVKFKTMNDKTDEKGELLPFEHRVTKIGLFIRKYSLDEIPQLLNVIGGQMSIVGPRPLLVQYLPLYSDFQQRRHEVRPGITGWAQVNGRNALSWNEKFKFDVWYVENLSFALDVKILFLTVKKVFLREGVNSSDTVNMEAFTGNG